CGCCTGCAGCAGATGGACGAGGCCGAGGTGCAGCTGCAGGTACTGTCGCCGGCCGCGAGCCCGCCGTATGCGGAAAAGGAGGCCGAAGCCGTCGCGGCGGCGCGGCTCATCAACGACAGCTACGCCGAGCTCGGCCGGAAATACCCGGGCCGCTTCAACGCCGTGGTGTCGCTGCCTCTCCCCCACATCGATGCCTCCTTGCGCGAGATGGAGCGAGGCCTGGATCAGCTCGGCATGCTCGGGGTGTCGATGACCTGCTCCTGCTTCGATCGCTCGACGGCCGAGGCGGAGTTCGAGCCGCTCTACCAGGAGATGAACCGGCGCGGAGCCGTGCTGAACTACCACCCCATCCAGAACGGCATCTGCTCGCCCATGATCAACGACTACGGCTTCACGGTCTCCGTGGGCGCCTCGCTCGAGGACAGTGCGATCGTCCTGCACCTGATCTCCCGGCGCCTGCCCGAGCGCTACCCGAACATCAAATACGTCGTCCCCCACCTGGGCGGCATCATCCCGATGCTGCTCCAGCGACTCGACAACCAGGCCCCGCGCCAGCACCCGAATCTGCCGGAGCGCCCGAGCGTGACCGCCCGCCGCTTCTACTACGACATCGTGGGCCACGGCTCCCAGGCGGCGCTGCTCTGCGCGTGGAAGGCGTTCGGCGCCGAGCACCTCGTGGCGGGGAGCGACTACCCGGTCCTGCT
The sequence above is a segment of the Candidatus Methylomirabilota bacterium genome. Coding sequences within it:
- a CDS encoding amidohydrolase family protein; the encoded protein is MIVDIHAHYFPKEYNELLLRIGGRSVPEAARPITARPMRQDDSSGIPTRLQQMDEAEVQLQVLSPAASPPYAEKEAEAVAAARLINDSYAELGRKYPGRFNAVVSLPLPHIDASLREMERGLDQLGMLGVSMTCSCFDRSTAEAEFEPLYQEMNRRGAVLNYHPIQNGICSPMINDYGFTVSVGASLEDSAIVLHLISRRLPERYPNIKYVVPHLGGIIPMLLQRLDNQAPRQHPNLPERPSVTARRFYYDIVGHGSQAALLCAWKAFGAEHLVAGSDYPVLLAFETYRQNFHYLRESSLPAEDVDKILHHNAQIVLGLPH